A genomic window from Nicotiana sylvestris chromosome 11, ASM39365v2, whole genome shotgun sequence includes:
- the LOC104211416 gene encoding uncharacterized protein, producing the protein MTFVKRIFSDLGLQSENLDHSVRKFAETKKYFAEECEMVFVPTDGSYAIKILKNVQSLGWEGFVKHPGDYVAEIVLEFCANINKSERTSKIGDPGVNSFHGEHTGYYQSQEFSVTMAAPPPTIFSERGEAATLVPMPYRNQIFSDVPPFHGFYTIGSPSNLFNEGPSVPPRRPKLGDVDDELDFFQYNGTKTSNTDT; encoded by the coding sequence atgacaTTTGTGAAAAGGATTTTTTCAGATTTGGGCTTACAAAGTGAAAATCTTGACCATTCAGTGAGAAAATTTGCAGAGACGAAAAAGTATTTTGCAGAAGAATGTGAGATGGTCTTTGTGCCAACTGATGGGTCTTATGCAATCAAGATTCTAAAGAATGTTCAGTCTCTAGGTTGGGAAGGGTTTGTGAAGCATCCAGGTGATTATGTTGCTGAAATCGTTCTTGAATTCTGCGCCAATATCAATAAATCCGAGAGAACTTCGAAAATTGGCGATCCAGGTGTTAACAGCTTCCATGGTGAACATACCGGTTACTATCAATCTCAAGAATTCTCTGTGACAATGGCGGCGCCACCTCCTACAATATTTTCAGAGAGAGGAGAAGCAGCAACTCTAGTTCCGATGCCATATAGAAATCAGATTTTTTCAGATGTGCCGCCTTTTCATGGTTTTTATACTATTGGCAGTCCTTCTAATCTCTTTAATGAAGGACCTTCTGTTCCTCCTCGTCGTCCTAAACTTGGTGACGTTGATGATGAGCTTGACTTTTTCCAATACAATGGCACCAAAACTAGCAACACTGACACTTGA